Below is a genomic region from Methanobrevibacter ruminantium.
AAGAAGCATTCCTAAAAACTCCGTTTATGAGATAGCTACATTGGATTTGATTTATCTAAAGCCTGGAGATTCAATTAAGGATGCTGCATGCTTGCTTTCTAAAAACAATATCGATGGAGCGCCAGTAATTACCGAAGGTGTAGCTATTGGTATGGTTTCATTGGTGGATATTGTAAAGGCATTGGCTGAAGGAAAGGAAAATGAAGACGTTAGGGATATAATGTCCAAGCGCTTGTTCTTCATTGATAAGGATACAAAGATAGCCTCTGCTGTTTACAAGATGTATAAGTTTGGAATAAGCAGATTGATTGTAGTTGATGATGATTACACTCCTATCGGTGTTGTTACCCGTACTGACTTGATTGAAAAGATTACAAATCTAAACAATTTCCCATTGTTGAATGATAACGATTTGGAAGATGAAATTTAATTTTAAATCAATTAGAAGAAAAATTGTCTTTTTTTCATTTCTTCTATTATTTTTTATTTTTTATTTCTTTAAATTTTTTAATATTATTTTATTATTTTAGTTTTTAAGTGTGGATTATATGAAAGTTGATCAATTGAAATTAAAGAAGGAAATGACTGTTAGTGAACTGATTGAACAGTTTGACAAATCAGGCGTTTTAGGAGCTGGAAGAGTTGCTAGAGCTTCTAATTTGCTTGTTGACATGATTAATGATGAGAATATGGACATCTTCATGAGTTTAGGTGGTCCATTGGTTCCTGGGGGAATGCGCAATATCGTTGCTGATTTAATCAGGGAAAAAAGAATCAAGGTATTGATGACAAGCGGAGCTAATATCACTCACGATCTTCTCGAAGCCTTTGGAGGCAGGCATTATAGGGACCTTGGAACCAATGATGAAGAGCTTAATGATGCTGGAATAGGCCGAATTGCTGATGTTTACACTCAAGGGGAAGACTTTGAACTATTTGAAAGCGAGATAACCAAGATATTTGAAATCATCAGCGAAAAGTTGGATAATGATGAGGATAATGGAATAATTTCCATTCAAAGGCTTTTGAAGGAAGTTGGTCTTTTGATTGATGATGATAATTCAATCCTCAGGCAAGCTGCATTGAATGATGTTTCAATCTTTGCTCCAGGGCTCATTGACAGCATGTTCGGTCTTCAGTTATGGATGTTTACACAGGACCACACTCTCGTAGTGGATGCTGTTGGAGACATGCATTACTTGTCAGACCTTGTATTTGAGTCTGAAAAGATTGGTGCAGTTATGTTAGGTGGAGGTCTTCCAAAGCATTACACCCTTGCTTCAAACCTTTTGAAGGGAGGAATAGATGCAGGCCTTCAAATAACTATGGACAGGCCTGAAACCGGTAGTTTAAGCGGTGCTCCTTTAGAAGAGGCAAAATCATGGTCCAAGGCAAAGCATGGATCCAATTTAGTTACTGTCATTGGTGATGTGACTATCATTTTCCCATTGATAGTGGCTGATGCATTGAATAGAATCGATTAAGTTATGGTTAAGACTTAATCTCTTTTTTTCTTTTTTTTATTTACATTATCATTTTTCATTCTCTTTTTAAGTTTTTAAACCTATGATAATTTTTTATTTTAAGTATAGTTTACTATATTTAACTATTTTTCTAAAATAATGATAATATTTACTTTATATTGTAAAATAAGAATTATTTAATCATTATATTTAAATATAATTAATTTAAGATATTATTTTAAATAGTATAACCAGTAATTTTAAAATTTTTTATCAATTCAATGTTGTGTTAATATGGATTTAAGTAGAATTAATCTTTTCAATATTCTTGCTGTAGTTCAAAGAATTCCTTTAATAAAAAGGTATATTGATACTTCTA
It encodes:
- a CDS encoding deoxyhypusine synthase; amino-acid sequence: MKVDQLKLKKEMTVSELIEQFDKSGVLGAGRVARASNLLVDMINDENMDIFMSLGGPLVPGGMRNIVADLIREKRIKVLMTSGANITHDLLEAFGGRHYRDLGTNDEELNDAGIGRIADVYTQGEDFELFESEITKIFEIISEKLDNDEDNGIISIQRLLKEVGLLIDDDNSILRQAALNDVSIFAPGLIDSMFGLQLWMFTQDHTLVVDAVGDMHYLSDLVFESEKIGAVMLGGGLPKHYTLASNLLKGGIDAGLQITMDRPETGSLSGAPLEEAKSWSKAKHGSNLVTVIGDVTIIFPLIVADALNRID